Below is a window of Desulfovibrio sp. JC022 DNA.
GTAAAATTAATAATTTCATAAAAGAACTTGAAGCTGCTGATAAACGCATCCCTTTAGAAATGGAATTAATGACCGCGCATACTCAGGAAGAAATTTGCGAGATGTTGCGGGGGAGATGGCAACAGGCAGTGGGAGAACAAGCCCCTACTTCAATTCAATATCAAGATTAGCCAACAGTGAGACTGCTTCCGGCAATGAAAATTTGGTCTTCTTGAGTTTATTAGTCTCAGCGTTCATGAAATAATTTCGGGAGGAGGTGAAATCAGCGAAGGACAAATCTGTCTGATGAAACTGGCAACCTGAGAAATCGCAGTCATCGAATTTTACACGGGCTAATTTACAATCCGAAAAAGCCGCATCGCGCAATGAACAAGAATCAAATTTCACCTTGAGCAGATTTTGACTGCTAAAAGCACACCTATCCATAAGGCAATTTGAATACTTGGCAACAATAACCGGACCTAGATTGCCCCAGTTGATACCGAGCAATTTAGAATCACGGAACTCTGTGTCAATTACCTTTGAATTAGAAAAAACAGCCACAGCCATATTACAACCGACAAAGCGGCACTCCTGAAATTCGCAGTCAATTAATTCGGCATACTGGAAAGAAGAAACCTGAAAAGTACACCTGTAAAAAGTAGTTTCCTGTATGACCTGATTCTCAAGGTCCATACTTTCAA
It encodes the following:
- a CDS encoding pentapeptide repeat-containing protein translates to MLIADFKSYENIQFESMDLENQVIQETTFYRCTFQVSSFQYAELIDCEFQECRFVGCNMAVAVFSNSKVIDTEFRDSKLLGINWGNLGPVIVAKYSNCLMDRCAFSSQNLLKVKFDSCSLRDAAFSDCKLARVKFDDCDFSGCQFHQTDLSFADFTSSRNYFMNAETNKLKKTKFSLPEAVSLLANLDIELK